The genomic stretch tgccaggtggtgctggtggccgCCATGGCCCTGGCGACCCAGCTGGCCCTGGAGACGCTGTCAGTCGAGGAGTCCCTGCCGGCTCCGGCGACATGGCTGATCCCAGAGACCCCAGCACTGCCGGAGAGTCAGGTGGCGCAGCCGCTGCCATTCCGCAGACCCCGGGGGCACCCCACGCACCAGGGCCTGGCGGAGACACTGCACCCGGAGCTGGAGTTCTGAGTAACCGAGTCTTCCAGTTGTATCCTATTTCAGGAGCCCCGGTGGGGCCAAAGGGCCGCGCGGGTCGGGGTGGGGGCTAGGGGTGGTTTGGGGGGGTAGCAGGCAGTGGGGCCTAAACTGTAGGACGTGGGTACTCTGGGGGGCTGGAGGGTATGGGTCAGAGGTGGTCTGGCTGCCAGGGGAAGGTGGTGAGGAAAAACAATCTGAAGGGAGCCAAAGGATCCGGCGGTGATGTCCCCGGTGTCCGGCGGCTGCCTTGTGGGAGAAGGCAGGTCTCCGTGAGCAGGAAGCCTGACGTACAGGCAAAATGACTCGTGTGGATGGTGCCTTAACTGTATCTCCACCAGCAACCTCGCCGTGCCTTTCTCATCGTACGCGGAGGCGGACAACGCCCGCTACCTCCTGACTCGACTTACTCAACTGCGATGGCCGGTTCAGAGGGAGCTCTACGTTTGTGGCCGCATGTTGGTTCTGTCAGTTCTAAAGGGGGCCGGGACGAGGGAGGGTGGTGGGTGGTGACCAGTCTCGGCCCGGGAGGAGCCATAATGGAGGGTTAAGCCTAGAGGAGAAGTGTGGTGCTCTGGGCTTGTTGGTGTGCGGGGACAGAGGGAGGAcatgctcctcttcttccttctcggCGGGAACTTGAATTTCATTTTCCCTCCCTTTTAGCCGATTGACTGCTGAAGACCAGCCTTGCTCCAGACGGCCATCGCCTTCTGTCAGCAGCAGCTTTCCGTGGTGATGTGGACCTTGCTGAACTTTGTGCCTGCCCAGCCTCAGCACAGAAGAGGGCTTTAAACCTAGCCTATGTGCCCTAGCCTCAAGTGTCCTTCCTGAGGGCATTGCTTTCTGCAGTAGTTTGATCGGGCTTCAGCTTGTGCCTGTGGTGCTGttttgggcgggggtgggggaggggctcaggGTCCACATGGTTTGTTTGGTGATTGCTAActgcagaaaataaaagtgaGCTACTGTGCTGTCTCTGACTTTAGTTTTAGCTTGTTCACTTCCTAATACTGCATTCATCTTCCGGTTGGAGGGGAGGTTCTGAGATCCAGATATTCAAGGAGCACAACATAAGTGAAGACAATGTAAGAAGTGGGAGAATAAGAATGTTGTGTATTGCCATTCACTAttgattttggaatattttgtcagttttatagttacatttatatattaagatATAATACCAGAACGtcgctgttgttgctcagtctctaactagtgtccaactctttgcaaccccatggactgtagcaaaccAGGCTCTGTGtccccactgtctcctggagtttgctcaagttcatgcccattCTGTGGGTTATGCTGTcaaaccatgtcatcctctgtcatcccattctccttttgccttcagtctcccccaacatcagagtcttttccagtgagtcagctttttgcatctgctggccaaagtgttgaagcttcagcttcagcttcagtcctcccaatggaaatccaggactgatttcctttaggattgactggttggatcttgcagtccaaggcactctcaagagtatcCTTGTATCCTGAAATCATGCTAAACTCATTAACTAAT from Cervus elaphus chromosome X, mCerEla1.1, whole genome shotgun sequence encodes the following:
- the LOC122690824 gene encoding collagen alpha-1(III) chain-like isoform X2 is translated as MDPEAHGGGAMRAADEDAGAVASATGTAHGGQGVPGGAGGRHGPGDPAGPGDAVSRGVPAGSGDMADPRDPSTAGESGGAAAAIPQTPGAPHAPGPGGDTAPGAGVLSNRVFQFNLAVPFSSYAEADNARYLLTRLTQLRWPVQRELYVCGRIRLTAEDQPCSRRPSPSVSSSFPW
- the LOC122690824 gene encoding EKC/KEOPS complex subunit LAGE3-like isoform X1, whose product is MDPEAHGGGAMRAADEDAGAVASATGTAHGGQGVPGGAGGRHGPGDPAGPGDAVSRGVPAGSGDMADPRDPSTAGESGGAAAAIPQTPGAPHAPGPGGDTAPGAGVLSNRVFQFNLAVPFSSYAEADNARYLLTRLTQLRWPVQRELYVCGRMLVLRLTAEDQPCSRRPSPSVSSSFPW